A window of the Xiashengella succiniciproducens genome harbors these coding sequences:
- the hemN gene encoding oxygen-independent coproporphyrinogen III oxidase, which produces MIDKELIKKYEKALPRYTSYPPATSFHSGFTAYDYVNCIKESNKKQPQSISLYIHIPFCPRLCLYCGCTTHITRQRDLIDSYLDALKKEIRMVASQIDLSRPVTQIHWGGGTPNALSEKQIGEIMQLISSIFKIDPACETAIECNPAHLSLAYLDALFGMGFNRISLGIQDFDHKVLRAAHRELPAASIDALTEHIRSRSAGVNFDFIYGLPHQTVESFSATIRKALELKPDRLVTFSYAHVPWVKPHQSALEKEGLPGAGDKLGMFDAAYAIMMSSGEYDAIGLDHFSRKDDSLSIALRDGKLHRNFQGYCTRETTGQVYAFGMSAISQLYNCYAQNVKNVDEYISLINAGRYATEKGYILSREEMIIGEVISNLMCNDRLEWAEVAAHFDCTADNIKEVTGFSPDRMKDFVEDGLLEISEAGLKVTEPGRFIIRNIAAELDPNLNKDKKQFSKSI; this is translated from the coding sequence ATGATTGACAAAGAACTTATTAAAAAGTATGAAAAAGCGCTTCCGCGCTATACCAGCTACCCTCCCGCTACCAGTTTTCACAGCGGTTTCACGGCATATGACTACGTAAACTGTATTAAGGAATCCAATAAAAAACAACCACAAAGCATCTCGCTATACATACATATACCCTTTTGCCCCAGGCTTTGTTTGTACTGTGGATGTACCACTCATATTACTCGACAACGAGACCTTATAGACAGTTACCTGGATGCCCTTAAAAAGGAGATCCGTATGGTGGCTTCGCAAATAGACCTATCCCGCCCCGTCACCCAGATACACTGGGGAGGTGGTACGCCAAATGCCCTCTCGGAAAAACAGATTGGAGAAATAATGCAGCTTATATCCTCCATCTTTAAAATAGATCCGGCCTGTGAAACGGCAATAGAATGCAATCCAGCCCATCTCAGCCTCGCTTATCTGGATGCTTTGTTTGGAATGGGTTTCAATAGAATTAGTCTCGGAATTCAGGATTTCGACCATAAGGTATTACGGGCAGCTCATCGTGAGCTCCCCGCTGCTTCCATAGATGCACTTACCGAACATATTAGAAGTCGTTCGGCAGGGGTTAATTTTGACTTTATCTATGGTCTTCCCCACCAAACTGTCGAAAGCTTTTCTGCAACTATTAGAAAGGCTTTGGAACTAAAACCCGACAGACTGGTAACCTTCTCGTATGCACACGTGCCATGGGTAAAACCTCATCAGAGTGCACTTGAAAAGGAAGGTCTTCCCGGGGCTGGAGACAAGTTGGGTATGTTTGATGCAGCATATGCAATCATGATGTCGTCGGGTGAGTATGATGCTATCGGACTGGATCACTTCTCACGGAAGGATGATTCGCTGAGCATCGCGCTGAGAGACGGTAAACTGCACCGTAACTTCCAGGGCTATTGCACCCGCGAGACTACAGGTCAGGTTTATGCCTTTGGTATGTCGGCCATCAGTCAGCTATACAACTGTTACGCACAAAACGTCAAGAATGTCGATGAATATATTAGCCTCATCAACGCAGGCAGATATGCCACAGAAAAGGGCTATATACTGAGCCGGGAAGAAATGATAATCGGGGAAGTAATATCAAACCTGATGTGCAATGACCGCCTTGAATGGGCCGAGGTAGCGGCCCATTTTGACTGCACTGCAGACAACATCAAGGAAGTGACAGGCTTTTCGCCCGACAGGATGAAGGATTTTGTGGAAGACGGGTTACTTGAGATTAGCGAGGCAGGACTTAAGGTAACAGAACCGGGGCGCTTTATAATAAGGAATATTGCTGCCGAACTGGATCCCAATCTCAACAAGGACAAGAAGCAATTTTCTAAAAGCATCTAG
- a CDS encoding type I restriction-modification system subunit M produces MTQKEQHKKLGDTLWNIANTLRGAMNADDFRDYMLSFLFLRYLSFNYEEAAKKELGKDYPESPSKDKRADFRVPPSLEIWYKKNKEDIAEFEEQMRRKVHYVIEPKYLWSNITELARTQNDSLLQTLQDGFRYIENKSFDSAFQGLFSEINLNSEKLGKTPKERNDKLCTIIQKIAEGIADFSTDTDTLGDAYEYLIGKFAAGSGKKAGEFYTPQQISTILSQIVLLDSQDPATGLKSKLDKVLDFACGSGSLLLNVRQRMKDHNGTIGKIYGQEKNVTTYNLARMNMLLHGMKDTEFEIFHGDTLLNQWELLNELNPSKKIEFDAILANPPFSLRWEPNDTLAEDFRFKSYGLAPKSAADFAFLLHGFHFLKDGGTMAIILPHGVLFRGGAEERIRKKLLKDNNIDTIIGLPSNLFYSTGIPVCILVLKKCKKEDDVLFVNASEHFDKEKRQNSLSDEHIKTIVETYKFRQERERYSRRVSMEEIKLNDYNLNISRYVSTAIEEAKIDLKEVNLKLATINESIKINSEKHNEFLKELGLDII; encoded by the coding sequence ATGACACAAAAAGAACAACATAAAAAACTTGGTGATACCCTTTGGAATATAGCTAATACTTTGCGAGGAGCGATGAATGCAGATGACTTTCGTGATTATATGCTATCATTTCTTTTCCTCCGGTATCTATCTTTCAATTACGAAGAAGCTGCAAAAAAAGAATTGGGTAAAGATTATCCCGAAAGCCCATCTAAAGACAAAAGAGCAGATTTCAGGGTACCACCATCTTTAGAGATTTGGTATAAAAAAAACAAAGAAGATATTGCTGAATTTGAGGAACAGATGCGCCGGAAAGTACATTATGTTATTGAACCTAAATATCTGTGGAGCAATATTACAGAATTGGCTCGAACACAAAATGACAGTTTGTTGCAAACGCTTCAAGACGGTTTTCGCTATATTGAGAATAAGTCCTTTGACAGTGCTTTTCAAGGGCTGTTTTCTGAAATTAACTTGAATTCTGAGAAGCTTGGGAAGACCCCAAAAGAGAGAAACGATAAACTTTGCACAATCATCCAAAAAATTGCAGAAGGTATTGCCGATTTTTCTACGGACACCGACACGCTTGGTGATGCTTATGAGTATTTGATTGGAAAATTTGCTGCCGGCTCGGGTAAAAAAGCAGGTGAATTTTATACACCTCAACAGATTTCAACCATTCTCTCCCAAATTGTTTTATTGGATTCACAAGACCCAGCAACAGGCTTAAAGTCTAAACTGGACAAAGTTCTTGATTTTGCTTGTGGTTCGGGTTCTTTGCTTTTAAATGTACGCCAAAGAATGAAAGACCATAATGGAACAATCGGAAAAATTTATGGACAAGAAAAGAATGTAACCACATACAATCTAGCACGGATGAATATGTTGTTGCACGGAATGAAAGATACCGAGTTTGAGATATTTCACGGTGATACATTACTCAATCAATGGGAGTTATTAAATGAATTGAATCCTTCTAAAAAAATAGAATTTGATGCTATTTTAGCCAATCCACCTTTTAGTTTGCGTTGGGAGCCAAACGATACGTTGGCTGAAGATTTTCGTTTTAAGAGTTACGGCTTAGCTCCTAAGTCTGCAGCTGATTTTGCATTTTTATTGCACGGTTTTCATTTTTTAAAAGATGGCGGGACAATGGCAATTATTTTGCCGCACGGAGTATTATTCCGTGGCGGTGCAGAGGAACGTATCCGTAAAAAGTTGCTAAAAGACAATAATATCGATACAATTATTGGATTGCCTTCTAATTTGTTTTATTCAACAGGTATTCCGGTTTGTATCTTGGTTTTAAAGAAATGCAAGAAAGAAGATGATGTTTTGTTTGTAAATGCCAGTGAGCATTTTGATAAAGAAAAAAGACAAAACAGCTTAAGTGATGAACACATTAAAACAATCGTAGAAACTTATAAATTCCGACAAGAAAGAGAACGTTATTCTCGTAGAGTTTCAATGGAAGAAATAAAGTTGAACGACTATAATCTTAACATTTCAAGATATGTGAGTACAGCTATTGAAGAAGCGAAAATCGATTTAAAAGAGGTTAATCTAAAATTAGCTACTATTAATGAAAGTATAAAGATAAATTCAGAAAAACATAACGAATTTCTGAAAGAGTTGGGACTGGATATTATATGA
- the hemG gene encoding protoporphyrinogen oxidase yields the protein MSEKSAVIIGAGITGLTAAYYLRKAGWTITILERDSQAGGSIRTFRENGFIFESGPNTGVVSQPEVVELFERLPEPFRFEPANEEAKRRLIWKKCRWHALPGGLKDGVSTPLFQWKDKFRILLEPFRKKGTDPNETLDKLVRRRLGDSFLDYAVDPFILGIYAGDPSRLVTRYAMPKLYRLEQEYGSFIKGSIKKAKEPRTEEQKKVTKQLFSIEGGLENLTNALVREIGEDSFVFNCEKLSVYPKDGLFSISYVQDGISHELREDVVITTTGAHEVPSILPFLNSEEKATISDLLYARVVQVAVGFKNWRGIPLRAFGGLVPSKENRKILGVLFPSAFLNNRAPEGGAILSVFLGGVRNPGIVDLDDATIKDMVMEELRCMMLICNQEPDLIKVFRHTHAIPQYGVSTGKRLDTIARIESQFPGLIIGGNLRDGIGMADRIKQGTQIAKQLIEKSELQLAGRITGAPV from the coding sequence ATGAGTGAAAAATCGGCTGTAATAATAGGAGCCGGAATTACCGGACTTACTGCAGCTTATTATTTAAGGAAGGCTGGCTGGACTATCACGATTTTGGAGCGAGACAGTCAGGCCGGAGGATCTATAAGGACCTTCCGGGAAAACGGCTTTATATTCGAAAGTGGACCAAATACAGGGGTTGTTTCCCAACCCGAGGTGGTTGAACTGTTTGAGAGACTGCCCGAACCGTTTAGGTTTGAACCTGCCAATGAAGAGGCAAAAAGACGACTTATCTGGAAGAAATGTCGCTGGCACGCCCTGCCCGGTGGGCTGAAGGACGGAGTAAGCACTCCCCTTTTCCAATGGAAAGACAAATTCAGAATCCTGCTCGAGCCTTTCCGCAAGAAAGGCACGGATCCCAACGAGACCCTCGATAAACTGGTCAGGCGACGTCTGGGAGATAGTTTCCTGGACTATGCAGTTGATCCCTTTATCCTGGGAATATATGCCGGAGACCCTTCACGACTGGTTACCCGTTATGCTATGCCCAAACTCTACAGACTCGAACAGGAATATGGCAGTTTTATAAAAGGTAGCATCAAAAAAGCAAAAGAACCCAGAACTGAAGAGCAAAAGAAGGTAACAAAGCAGCTTTTCTCAATAGAAGGTGGACTTGAAAATCTGACCAATGCCCTCGTAAGGGAAATCGGAGAGGATTCCTTCGTATTCAACTGTGAGAAGCTTAGCGTATATCCAAAGGACGGTCTTTTCTCAATTTCCTATGTGCAAGATGGCATAAGCCATGAACTCAGGGAAGATGTTGTTATAACAACCACTGGAGCTCACGAAGTGCCTTCCATCCTGCCCTTCCTCAACAGTGAGGAAAAGGCAACCATCAGTGATTTGCTTTATGCCAGAGTTGTACAGGTAGCAGTAGGGTTTAAAAATTGGCGTGGAATCCCGTTGAGGGCCTTTGGTGGACTGGTTCCCAGTAAGGAAAACAGAAAGATACTTGGAGTACTCTTTCCGTCGGCATTCCTTAATAACAGAGCTCCCGAAGGTGGTGCCATCCTTTCGGTATTCCTTGGCGGAGTGCGGAATCCAGGAATCGTCGATCTGGACGATGCTACGATTAAGGATATGGTAATGGAAGAGTTGAGGTGCATGATGCTTATTTGTAATCAGGAACCTGACCTTATCAAGGTCTTTCGTCACACCCATGCCATACCTCAGTATGGTGTAAGCACAGGCAAACGTCTTGATACTATAGCCAGGATCGAGTCACAGTTTCCGGGCCTTATCATCGGTGGTAACCTGCGAGACGGCATAGGAATGGCTGACAGAATCAAGCAGGGAACCCAGATAGCAAAGCAACTAATTGAAAAAAGTGAATTGCAGCTCGCTGGTCGGATCACAGGTGCTCCGGTATAG
- a CDS encoding AAA family ATPase, whose protein sequence is MSIITKFSNLTEIAQHIRKDLIGDHRPMKDLVLLFAHNASGKTRLSMEFKQIGKTFDADGNVTSRDTLYFNAFTEDLFSWNNDLENDTERELKLNSDSAFFDGLRELNLNSKIESFLNNYVDLKFDINYDTSTVTFSRSIIVEGNEQTIPNIKISRGEETLFIWCFFLAICQLAIDEDPAYSWVKYIYVDDPISSLDENNAIAIACDLANLLTKKDNNGKFEMSIKTVISTHHSLFFNVLCNEFGRKVKNKKYFLHNKGVNGYSLQDTNDTPFFHHIATLSELKNIVEKQDSDNPPKIYTYHFNALRSILEKTATFFGHDKIDECIYGLEDEVLFDRALQLFSHGKYSIFDPVEMSDDSKDLFIRIFNGFTTKYDFYFPQIFNNDTQTETTA, encoded by the coding sequence ATGAGTATAATAACTAAATTTTCAAACCTTACTGAGATAGCTCAACATATCAGAAAAGACTTGATTGGAGACCACCGCCCAATGAAAGATTTAGTATTGCTTTTTGCTCACAATGCTAGTGGCAAAACAAGACTGTCAATGGAATTCAAGCAAATAGGTAAAACTTTTGATGCTGATGGAAATGTAACAAGTCGTGATACTTTATATTTTAATGCTTTTACAGAAGATTTGTTTTCTTGGAACAATGATTTAGAAAATGATACTGAAAGAGAGTTAAAACTAAACTCTGATTCAGCGTTTTTTGATGGATTACGAGAATTAAATTTGAATTCGAAAATTGAATCTTTTCTAAACAACTACGTTGATTTGAAATTTGATATTAATTACGATACATCAACAGTAACTTTTTCAAGGAGTATTATTGTTGAAGGTAATGAACAAACCATTCCAAATATTAAAATATCAAGAGGAGAAGAAACACTATTTATTTGGTGCTTTTTTCTCGCAATTTGTCAATTAGCTATTGATGAAGACCCTGCTTATAGTTGGGTTAAATACATATATGTGGATGACCCTATATCGTCACTAGATGAAAATAATGCTATTGCAATAGCTTGTGATTTAGCAAATTTGCTTACAAAAAAAGATAATAATGGTAAATTCGAGATGTCAATCAAAACAGTAATTTCTACACATCATAGTTTATTTTTTAATGTGCTCTGTAATGAGTTTGGTAGAAAAGTAAAAAACAAAAAATATTTTTTACATAATAAAGGAGTTAATGGTTATTCATTACAAGATACAAATGACACTCCATTTTTTCATCACATAGCAACACTTAGTGAGCTAAAAAATATTGTCGAAAAACAAGATTCCGATAATCCGCCCAAAATCTACACTTATCATTTTAATGCACTTAGAAGTATTTTAGAAAAAACTGCAACGTTTTTCGGTCACGATAAAATTGATGAATGTATCTATGGTTTAGAGGATGAAGTACTTTTTGATCGGGCATTACAATTATTTAGTCACGGTAAATATTCAATTTTCGATCCCGTGGAAATGAGTGATGACAGTAAAGACTTGTTTATAAGAATTTTTAATGGTTTTACAACCAAATATGATTTTTATTTTCCGCAGATATTTAACAACGATACTCAAACAGAAACAACAGCATAA